From Magnetococcus sp. PR-3, one genomic window encodes:
- a CDS encoding type IV secretory system conjugative DNA transfer family protein produces MKKHVKPDGQRGMIYGSSGSGKSVLMASVIRSWKSERCIIFDPEDMLSGDFQDYDLIEGNIEDFRRYLYKKWNGPFKVIYVPHPSGIPEQLHNFSKVVFQMQDHYGDYRKPWAKPLHVAVDELHEGCPKDMPAKLDGYIQLSKRSRKRGIHLLGATQRPVDVKASARTQAPITYVIGQFHRLDKKELEASVNPDAVSEVEGSPKFHYAICRGNVEYKLCKPAEV; encoded by the coding sequence ATGAAGAAGCACGTTAAACCGGATGGTCAACGAGGCATGATATACGGATCGTCAGGGAGCGGAAAATCTGTGTTGATGGCTTCAGTTATCAGGTCGTGGAAGTCAGAGCGGTGCATAATCTTTGATCCCGAAGATATGCTTTCAGGTGATTTCCAGGATTATGATTTGATTGAAGGAAATATAGAAGATTTCAGGCGGTATTTATATAAAAAGTGGAACGGTCCCTTTAAGGTGATTTATGTTCCGCACCCTTCGGGAATCCCTGAGCAGCTTCATAATTTTTCTAAAGTGGTGTTCCAAATGCAGGATCATTATGGAGACTATCGGAAGCCATGGGCAAAGCCGTTGCATGTTGCTGTAGATGAATTGCATGAGGGTTGCCCTAAAGATATGCCCGCAAAGCTAGATGGTTATATTCAGTTATCTAAGCGTAGCCGTAAGCGTGGGATTCATCTTTTAGGGGCAACACAAAGACCTGTTGATGTGAAAGCCAGTGCGAGAACTCAAGCTCCTATCACGTACGTGATTGGGCAATTTCACAGACTGGACAAGAAAGAGCTTGAGGCTTCAGTAAACCCGGATGCGGTTTCGGAGGTCGAGGGGTCACCGAAATTTCACTATGCTATCTGCAGAGGGAATGTTGAATATAAGCTCTGCAAGCCAGCAGAGGTGTAA